The Lepus europaeus isolate LE1 chromosome 5, mLepTim1.pri, whole genome shotgun sequence genome includes the window gaagctgggatcaagcAGGAAAGACCAGGTGGCAGCGGAAAGGGAATCTGACAAATACCCAGATACAACCCAAGAGAGAGTGGGGAAGCTGTGGAGACGCGCAGGGCAGACAGAAGTTAGCACAGGACACAGTAATGGGTTCACATTCTCCAGACAGCGAAAGGAAGGGTCaagggtgggggggggactgAAAGATGGGCATGGCCTCAGGTAAGGGGGTTCCTGGCCCTGATGCACCTCACTGCTctcaaagccacacacacacacacacacacacacactggccagcagcccctccctggcaactCACCAAAGGTTGGAAGCTCTGGCTGTACAAGCTTTGAAGACTCATTCGCAGGGAAACCAAGGACACAAGGACCTCCAGGATGCAGACAGCCAGGAGCAGGGCACAGAATCCTAGGAACAAATCCTGACGATAAtggaaaaaagcagagagaaccaAGAGTCACCTCCTCTAATTCTGCTCAAACCACTTCATCACAGTCTGTCCCACAAGGTGGCTTCCCCTCTAAGCAGATGGTATTTTCCAAGGATAGAGCAGCCACAGCTTCCATGCCACCTGCTGATCTGCAGTGTGACCCTGCCACTCCCTAATGAGAAACAGAGTCTATTTTTCCACCCCTAGAATCTGGAAGAGTGCATGATTGTTTTAGCCAAATAGCATAGAGATAACACAATGCCAGTGGCCATGGGACCCCTTAACTGGCTGGCAGCTTTCATTTCCCAACTCTCGAAACATAATATTCCCCACCAGAACCTAGTTTCTGGGCTAAGGGACACTCAAGCCACGTAGAGGAGTTATTGTAGCTGCCTGATTGACAGCCCAGCTGAGCTCCCAGCCAAGTCAGGATCAACTGCCAGTCATGTGAGTGTGCCGTCTTGGACATCCAACCTAATGGAGCCCTGGGATGACCACCTCCACCTGATATCTGATCACAACTGCATGAGAAAAATCAAGTTGAGAACTGccagggccaccactgtggcatagtgagttaagctgccacctgtgatgccagcatctcatatgggcacccagtcatgtcctggctgctacacttccaatatagctccctgctattatacctgggaaagcagcagaaaatgggtgcacccatatgggagacctggatgaagttcatggctcctggcttcagccttgccaaaCCCTGACCATTGGAGTcatctagggtgtgaaccaacgaatggaagatctctctctctctctctctctctctctctctctttcaaataaataaacaaatctgtaaaaaaaaaaaaaagaagaagaagaagaacaagaacaagaacaagaacCGCCCATTTGAGCTGAGCCAACCCAGAGAACTGTGGAAACAATCAATTGTATTTTTAAGCCACTATGTTTAGGTGTGCCCTGTTATGTGGCAATAGATAGCCAGGACACCCACACACCTGAACAAACATAAGGGTGCCTGACAATCTCCTCCATGCCATGTCTAGTCTCTGATCttcacccccttttttttttttttcagtgaatctTCATGAAGGTCTGAGAAATGTCTCCAGCTTAAGTTAAAAGCTCCACCACCAAAGCTCAAGGAACCTATAGCTCTGCCCTCCAGTGCCTAATTTCTTGAGAGCAGTGGATTGTGACTGGTCCCTGGAAGCCTGGACTCTGATCCTCACCATCACCATTTGCATGGATGATCTGCACTCATTCTTCCTCCAGTCTATGACATCGTAAGTCTGGTAACGTCTTCCCGGGACCCATGGATACCCAATGGTTGTGGTGACAGGATGTGGGTGATCACACACAGACTGGATCTCGATGTAGAAGCGATCATTTTGCCAAATCAAGCTGTTCACACAGAGGACAACAGCAGCTGTAGCTGTAGCAATGCCAGCCAGGGCGAACAGCCCAGAGACAGAGCCCTAGAAGAGAGAAGTTCAAGATGCAGGTCCCATAGTACAGCCATAGAAGTGCCAGCCTCAAACCTttcccagctcctgtcccagGAAACCCTCCCCTACCCTCCAGGAAACACATCAGGATATTGGGAACCAAAAGGTAGAAGATAGAAAATTGAAAACTAGACTCAAGAGAGAGTAGATAGACAATGTGGAGGAGAAAGAATGCCCAAGACTCACTGAACGTCTGCCCTGATACTTCTCGTGGGCaatggctccagctcctgctgcaacagcctgggaagAGAAGACATTAGAGAAAGACCTCCAGTTTACTCCCCTGATCTCTCATTATCCTACCTCCAGTAGTTCCCAGAACTGCCAAATAAGAATGAAAATCCAAAAGACAAACAAGGAAACCTAAATATGGGCGAGACTCCAGGTACAGCTGCTGCTCTACCCTTGTTAACATGGAAATGAGAAGGTTTACCTAGCCCCTAAGGCAACTTCTTCATGGCAAAAGGCATTTAGACTCTGGGtcattggaagcattcccaaaTCTCCAGTCTAGATCCAAAGGAATTTCTCCTTATCCATCACTGCTTGCCTCCCACTGAGCTCTGGCCTTGCTCCTTACTCACCACAGACCCTGCCCAGAAGGCACATCCAGAGGCACAGAGCTCAGTCCAGGGCCCAAAGTAGAGACATACTCCAAGAGCACAGCTCACAACCCCCAGCAATAGCTGGGTCACCTGTAAGACAGGATGAAAAGTCAGGCCCCCTTCCCATGTACCATGCTCCCAAGGTGGgtttcctctcctttttctctaccttgatctctctgcaactctggtTCTGGATGGTTCTGTGTCTGCACTGGCCTGGATCTTTCCTGGTGTCTCTTACAAAATTGACTGGTTATCCTTCATTGTCTTCTCCCAGCTTCAACACTGTCAATCCCACCCAATGAGTTCCACTTTTTTCTCCTCACTCTCCCTAGGGAATCTCATCACCCCATCTAAATCTGACCTCACATTCTGGCACCAACCTATTTCTTCTGAACAagctcttaattttaaaaattataaagagggtgccggcattgtggcacagtgggtaaatccactgcttgcaatgctggcatcctatgtgggcaccagttcctgtcccaaaggctccacttctgatcagttccctgctaatggcctagaaaaagcagcagatggcccaagtgcttgggtccttgccacccacatgggagatccagatcaagttcctgactcctgacttcagcctggcccagccgtggccgttAAAgccatctggaagtgaaccagctgatggaagctcgctctctcgctctctctctctctttctgtaactatgactttcaaataaataaatctgtaaaacatgaaaaccaataataaataaattacaaagataTACCACTACATAAGCCGCTCGAGAAAAGAGATATGGTTGCTGATAGCCTACAGTTGTCAGTTCCTTCAAGG containing:
- the TMEM176B gene encoding transmembrane protein 176B, with protein sequence MTQNTVTVNGVHVASALSPQTDVHIHIHQESVWTQLLKQFPSCPRDTGPSKAGINYEQLAVGVTQLLLGVVSCALGVCLYFGPWTELCASGCAFWAGSVAVAAGAGAIAHEKYQGRRSGSVSGLFALAGIATATAAVVLCVNSLIWQNDRFYIEIQSVCDHPHPVTTTIGYPWVPGRRYQTYDVIDWRKNECRSSMQMVMDLFLGFCALLLAVCILEVLVSLVSLRMSLQSLYSQSFQPLDKEGSEKKLLGENLVPPSPFKEKTLAVSIL